Below is a genomic region from Henckelia pumila isolate YLH828 chromosome 3, ASM3356847v2, whole genome shotgun sequence.
AATATCATTATTATTAACCATTTGTTTTAATCCCAACGGGAAGATATATTTAATCAATTTTATCACAAAACATACAGCATGTGATCCATGCTATAAAACAGCGCACGGACTCTGtttcttgaaatattttcagACAGAGATCAGTAGTTGGGCCATGGGGAACAACATAGGAGGAAGGAAAAAGGCAAAGATAATGAAAATCGACGGCGAGATTTTGAAGATAAAGACTCCTGCATCTGCCTTGGATGTGCTCAAAGATTATCCCCCCAGTTACGTATTGCTTGAGTCAGAGTCCGTGAAAAGGTACGGAATCCGGGCTCCTAAGTTAGAACCCGAGGAGGAACTTAAGCCCAGGAGGATCTATTTTCTTGTGGAAATGCCCAAGTTTCCTGTCGAAACGACGGCCATAACTAGAAGGTCGAGATCTGTAGTTCACATGGGAGGTGCAGAAGAGCGGCTGAAATGGATGATGTCGAGGGAAAGATCCAACTCCGACATTAATTCGCGCTTGCGTTCGGGCTCGGTTCGGGTGAAGATGAGGTTGCCAAGGTCCCAGATTGAGAAGCTGATGGAAGAGAGTAGGAATGAAGAGGAGGCGGCTGAAAGAGTTATTGAACTTTGTTTGCAAAGATGCAGAGAAGAGGAGGCCCCATAGGTGATTTGGTCCCAATTCGAAATTCCAGATGTTATATTTCAGTGCAGTAATTGGTGTGCAAATCCAGAATCGTCGTGAAAGTTGAGTTTCTGTTGGTTTAGTTTTTCGGTTATTTGTCTTTTTGTTATATACAGACAAAGGTGTACAGAAGTGCAAGAATCATAAAAGCCAAGAATTTACAAGTACTGTAAATTTTGATGAACTGTTTTGATTGAGACTTTGTCTGACATTTTATGATGTGTGCACTAGATTGGACTTTCCAACGGTCATTCTCATTCCTGCAACTTGCAAGAGAATAGAAGACAAAACTCCTACATATTTTGCTAGTGGCCGGTAAAAACTAATTATGTCACTCATTGATCAAGTCAATCTAATTTCTAAGGATTGTCATGCTTGTTTGAACAAAATTGAGCTCTACCAACTATTGACCCGACTAAAAAATTTTAAGTTCAGATTAAGCCCAAAACACTAGAAATTTTACACAATGTGGGCATGAGTGTGGCTTGGTACCATGCCCATGGATAATTTTTTCTCACAAAAGAATTTGGATATGCTATGTTTAAATTCAACCTCTAGAAATAGTTGGTggaagaaattctttttaaaataagaaacaagattatattacatataaaatatcaattagtttaaaaaaaaaaaaagagataagTTATCCGCACAAAGTCCCTGCATCGATGAAAATATTAACAACATATGTCTCTCCAATCTCTGACTAAATATGAAACCGAAATCGGGAAAAACTCCTTGTGcttaaatcataaaaaaaaatccttCAATTCATCTGCAACCAAACAGACCAGCAAATACAGTAAACCACTACTAATACTGggattattctatgctacatTTGGAGTACTTCTCCccccatgatgtggtcaaatatcaaccattggatcatcgagacatatgtcaatttccataaaaatatatgggtcCCACGTGATCTAATGATATTGAAATAGGGTGAGAAACACTCTCAGTGTAGCATAAACTAACCCCTAATACTGTCCGAAAAATTCTCCCACTCCTACCAAGGTCTCGCCACAAATAAGTCCTTTGTTGACCTCGAAGCGACTCAAACCATACCCAGCTCATCCAAAGCTAGCTCTATACCATAGACATCTCATGAAACGACAATGGATAAAGAGATTTGGTCTTGGGTCTCCACTTCTTGTCGACATAACACACACCAACTCAGGCAAAGAGATAGAGCACGTAGGCCAGCACTTTTGCATTGTCTCACACAGACATCTCGTGAAAGGACAATGCATGCATAAAGATATGGTGTAGGGTCTCCACCTCTAACGCACCTGCAGGAAGTGATGAGTGATGACTGCAGCCTCATGATTCGACAGAACATGATTATAGAATGGTTATGGGTTTCTCGATCGACAACTAAttctcataatatatatataggataGCCTTGTTTTACATTGAGTTAggattaaattaaattcaacaaaaatcacaagagatACATACATATGCACTAGAACTCAGAAAGAAACAAGCATCTCTTACCAATTCTCCAGCTCTCTCTCATATCATACACATCCGGCTtcaaatatacaattttttttagaattaaaaaatttagTCTTACCTCAAAATTGTGAGGTTAGGACCAATGCTAGCTGCACTCAGCCACTGATGCACCTCACACCGGTGAATAAAGACGCGTAAATACTGATGAATTCGATGAATTCGTAATGAATTTTATTCATGATTACCAGTAATTTAATGACAATGGGAATTATGAGCatataattttagaatatatttttaaaatttgcttCTGAAATGCCTTTttggaaaaatatatatttgaatatataatgacttcttgaaaaaaaatatttaaagagAACTTTAAGTACACTTGTAACAGCCTTCTCTACCAAATCAGGTATAGATAAAAGCCCAACTTTTTGTAATTTGATTGCACAATGGCCCATATTTGATCTCGTGTTAGTCTTTTGAGGTCCATTTGTAATTGGCCATTTTCACCGGTGAAgaaaatatataaaagaaagaaaataatattaaaattgttTAATTGTTATGTACTTAAATAGTTAAATTTCCTTCTGattttttaagataataatatcaaaaacaaagaaaagaaaagaaatgggTGCACCAGAAAATTTGTCAATTATACATTTGATTTCTGTGACAggaaataacaataataataataattaatttattagaacaTTCTTTTTAAAATAAGCCTGTATAAAAATAGCTGACAATGTCGACGAGCGACAAGTCACAAGCCAAGTTTGCTTATTCAACGAGTCATGTATGCAGGTCATTTAATACATGCTTCGCtggtataattttttaataattaaaataatattaaaacgatatcttgatataattttttttttaaaaaaaatcttgatataaaatttaaattttatattttatcccAATTATTTTCCAATACAAATTTTATGCATTAGTTTTGTCTAAATAAGTTCTTAAGATATCAAGTTATTACTAACATAATTATAGAAGCTCTCAATATTCTTTGTGACGTGACATGTAAaattacaaatatatgatttcaaaattatttttattaataaataatttgaataaaagaaacTCAAATCCATTTTCTACTTATTTATACTTTAATCATATTAATCATAAATGATGCAGGTAATAAATCAACAACCTGGATCAGCGGGATTCGTGTGATCCACCAAATTAGGATATCCGAGCTCAAATGATCTCTTGTTCCAACGGGTCACCTAAGAAAGTTGAAATCCAATGTGTGATCTCTTTTGGACTGCCACCTGATTCACGAATAAACGTTAGAGGCGCCAGATGATCACGCGACGAAAACTCTCCAACGCTCAAGTTAAAGAACACCTCTACAAATAGTATAAAAGTAAAAAGCTTTTGGGAATTGAAAAGTCATCTATCTCAAATGAGAATGATTTATgatatttatagacaaaatgATGTGAGATTAAACTGCAAGCTAACCCttttagaattttaaaattagtAACTATCCCTCTTTAAGGGATAAATTTTACAAATTGAGCTacacattttatttatataCTTAATTTTAGATTACACTAAAATTACTAAAATATGCTTACACCCATCAATAAATGATTTCAATATTCTAATGGATTTGATTATGTTTGATACAATAGATGAAAATGGGATGAGTCATGATTTTGTTACTCATCTCATGTTTGTCTCACTTTTTGGTTAAATTAATTTCATCTTATGATCTATGCTGTCATTACATATAGATTGGATGAGACATCGCTTCTAGCTTATGTGATGAGGACGTGATTGAATTGATATGTGTTGAATTTAGAAATATAGATATTTTTCTCAACATTGTTTGCATTTGGTGATAGTAAATGTAATAatcctaaaaaattaaaaataaaacaaaacaacaagCTTATGTGATGAGAATGTGATTGACTTGATATGAGTTGAATTTAGAAATATAGATCTTTTTTTCAACATTGTTTGCAATTGGTAATAGTAAATATAATAatcctaaaaaattaaaaacaaaacaaaacaacttgTTCATctcaatatattaattattcatATCTTATCAAATATACTTATAGTGTAAATAGGTAGGAGATGcatttacatttattttttttaagttataaaGATAAATTTAAAATCAATGGATTTTAAACACCtcaatcaaaatataaattttttaaataatatatttatttctcatatctttttttaatttttttttattaatgttCACATATGCAAACGTACGTGTGATTGTATCGGACCCAATGTCCACGCTACCCAAGGCCACTTTCACGGCCCAACACACTCCTCCTCTTTCCATTCCCAAACCAACATGATTACTTCTGTTCAAATAATCAAATCTCGTCTATCCAATTCCACAAACACAAAATGGACCCATTGATTGACGATCTTCAAAGCATGAGCTTCAACTCCTCcttcaccaccaccaccaccgccGCCGCCACTGACAACCACCGCTCCACCAGCTCCGGCTCCGATTGGGCCTCTTCCTCCGTCCACTTCCCTGCATCCAttttcataatcacttatttttaaaaattataaacacCATCTAAAACTGAACTCTCCCTCCGGTGACCCCATCGATCCATCGTCCCTTCCCTTCCCTATCCCTCTCCGACCTCCAATTCCTCCGCCGTCTTGGCGTCGGAGACATCGGCGCCGTCTACTTAGCCGAACTGAACGATCCTCCCACCAACAATCCCATCCCCACGGCTCTCTTCGCGGCGAAAGTGATGGACATGAAGGAGTTGGCGATCGAACCGCAAGAAAGAAGGTAGAGCGAGGACTGAGAGGGAGATTCTCGAAATGTTGGATCATCCGTTTTTTTCCAAATCTTTATGCCGCCATCAAATCCCCGAATTGGTCATGTCTCTTGACGGAGTTCTGCTCCGGCGGAGATCTCCACGTCCTCCGCCATGTAAACGCTTCCCCGACTCCGCCGTGAGGTGAATCACATCACCATCATTTCATCATTAATTTCCGGTAACTTTTACGTTATAGATGGCGCTTCATGCACTAATTAACTAATCACACACCCAAAATGATCATTATTCAACTATCTACAAATTATACTTCGGAAATTTTGGGATAAATAAGAATATTTAATCAAGATTATTGCGTGATATATGAGGTCTTTCGTAGCTGATAGTTATAATCTTTACGTAGttcttaattaattagaaattttaaatttgaaaattacaTGTTTTTCGTTGAGAGTTAAAAGAAATTTactagtatttttttttatttttgaggaTTACTTTCGAACGTAGTGTTGTTAATTTTGTTTGTTTGTCGTAGTgttgtttattttgtttgtttgtttgttttttttttaatttatggtCATGATTGCCAAGTCACGGGGTTTCGGTATAGACTGTAGTTAGGCGATCTATAAGTGATTTGTACTTCACTTTGGCAAGGGGCCAAAGCTAGGCCTGTCATTGAAAATAATTTGCTATGATTATTAATGCATTAATCTCTCAATTGAATTCATTGACAGGTTTTATGCATCTGAGGTGGTGGTAGCTCTAGAGTATCTTCACATGATGGGCATTGTATTTCGTGACTTGAAACCCGAAAACATGTTGGTTCGATCCGACGGTCATATAATGCTCACCGATTTCGACCTCTCTTTGAGATGTGACGACTCTACGTCCACACCGGCCCAACTCGTTTCCACCCAAAATCCGCGTAACGCCCCGCCATTGGACGAGTACGCCATCGACCCACCACCCTTTGGTTCCACCTCTTGCATCCTTCCTAATTGCATAGTTCCTGCTGTTTCCTGCTTCCACCTCAAGCGCAAACGCAAGAAGAAGTTGGCACGCCACGTGGGGCCCAAGTTCGTGGCCAAGCCAATCGACGCGCGGTCGATGTCCTTCGTCGGGACCCATGAGTACTTGGCGCCAGAAATCGTCTTGGGTGAAGGGCATGGCAGTGCGGTCGATTGGTGGACGTTAGGGATATTAATTTTCGAGATATTTTATGGTTTCACACCTTTTCGTGGCACGGATCACGAAATAACCTTGGCAAATATCGTGGTTCGAGCCCTTGACTTTCCTAAGGAGCACACGTGCCTGCCTCGGCTAAGGATCTGATATCATAATTGCTGGCAAAAGATCCGGAACGACGAATCGGAGCAAAAATGAGCTCGTCGGCCATCAAGCGCCATTTATTTTTCCATGGAGTGAATTGGGCACTTTTGAGATGCACCAATCCACCCTTTGTCCCTCCTTGTTTCAGTAGATATTTCTTGTTTGATGAAAGTTTCCCGGGCAGTGCTTCCACCTCAAGTGTTTCATAAATCGTGGTGgatagtcaagtgaagtcgaacctctagaattTATCTCTCATTGAATTTTCATCATGCGAACTCATcgtttattaattttattaattgcaatttttagtTACTTCGACTCAAACCATTATCGTAGCTCTAAataggattaagattttattagttacaaatatttaatataatatcatcttATTCATTCTCTGTGAGATCGACTTGGACTCTGTTTCTGTATTAAAAATTGAcatcgtacgcttgcgagcgaaTAACACGCAACGATGAGGTTGCAACCTACAATCAAGTgtgctaggagttcttgtttaggcaatTGTGTGTAAGTCCTACACTGGAGCGGGTTGTTGTAAATGTGTTATAATAATCAAAGTCTTTTAGTGGATCCTCTCGAAGAGGAAGAAAAGGTAACGAAGGAGAGTTTGTGTGaggaccttgattctaatcatctaatcaagaataaaTCATACAATCAACGATAGAGAGTCAAGGGATtaatcaagaaatttttttttctaaaagcatgcacggaccccgtgcaccctccgtgcTTGGGTCTGTGCATTAAGTTTTAGCCAAAGCTCAAAGAATAcaaatacacggaccccgtaCACACCTCCATGTCTGGGTTCGTGCACTAAATGCACAAAAGCTCAACTCTTTGCCTTGCCCAAACATCACACAGACCCTTACCCgaaggtggcacggggtccgtgcctgtCGAACACAACTAAGCGAAGCTAGGCCGAGTACACCCGGACCCTAGCACGGGGGGTGCACgaggtccgtgccctgctacaCCAGCAAAAATAAAAAGCATGCCAAAACTGATGCATTCCAAAATCAACTCAAAATACCAACTCAACATACATAAATTCATACAACTCGTATGAAAATAGTACAAGATACTTCTAAAGTTGTACAATAATTCAAAAGGTAGAACATACATCGGTTCTAGTTAGTACAACGTAATACAACAAGTTTGAAACATAAAtcaacttctaaaccaagtcccCACTTCTATCATTCCCAACTTGATCCAGCGTAGT
It encodes:
- the LOC140893541 gene encoding uncharacterized protein At1g66480-like, with amino-acid sequence MGNNIGGRKKAKIMKIDGEILKIKTPASALDVLKDYPPSYVLLESESVKRYGIRAPKLEPEEELKPRRIYFLVEMPKFPVETTAITRRSRSVVHMGGAEERLKWMMSRERSNSDINSRLRSGSVRVKMRLPRSQIEKLMEESRNEEEAAERVIELCLQRCREEEAP